A portion of the Halobacillus ihumii genome contains these proteins:
- a CDS encoding RICIN domain-containing protein yields the protein MRIKWKTFIRGVVAVFAAVIVMWSTAFPVSADSFQTFKNVETGRYISGDYGILPAYARVIPDYWNVHHWNDGTVELSIGGYALDHSAHGLRTYPRNKSEYQSWWVIRHSDGTISFKNEQTGKCIQDTFYYGLSTHTCNNQPSQRFY from the coding sequence ATGAGAATCAAATGGAAAACATTCATTCGCGGTGTTGTAGCAGTATTTGCGGCGGTAATAGTTATGTGGTCTACCGCTTTCCCCGTATCTGCTGATAGTTTTCAGACTTTCAAAAATGTAGAAACTGGACGTTATATATCCGGGGATTATGGGATTTTACCAGCCTATGCTAGGGTGATTCCAGATTACTGGAATGTTCATCACTGGAATGATGGTACAGTAGAGTTATCGATTGGGGGTTATGCTTTAGACCACAGTGCGCACGGGCTACGAACATACCCAAGAAACAAAAGTGAATACCAGAGTTGGTGGGTCATCAGACACTCTGATGGGACAATATCGTTCAAGAATGAGCAAACTGGTAAATGTATTCAGGACACCTTTTACTATGGTCTCAGTACACATACGTGTAATAATCAACCGAGCCAGAGGTTTTACTGA
- a CDS encoding helix-turn-helix transcriptional regulator codes for MINRIRELRKTKKMSQEILANKCDVSRQTINAIENNKYDPSLVLAFKIASTLNITVDDLFQFQLEEKSQEET; via the coding sequence ATGATAAATCGTATTAGGGAATTACGTAAAACCAAAAAAATGTCACAAGAGATTCTTGCGAACAAATGTGATGTTTCTAGACAAACAATAAATGCCATTGAAAATAACAAGTATGATCCAAGTCTTGTTCTTGCATTTAAAATCGCATCTACTTTAAACATAACAGTAGATGACCTGTTTCAATTTCAATTAGAAGAAAAAAGTCAGGAGGAAACCTAA
- the ant(9) gene encoding aminoglycoside nucleotidyltransferase ANT(9): MSSMTNVEIPKEAFDALGIAKNVLGSKLVGVSLYGSAVSGGLRIKSDVDVLVVVNQRLSEATRRKLIERLMPISGKIGNEKGMRYLELIVINEEDSVPWQYPPRNELVYGEWLRSEFENGQIPEPTFDPDLAIVLAQARKHSVSLFGPDLSTILDPIPITDIQKAIEESLPELIDDIKGDERNVLLTLARMWQTMAEGTISPKDVAAQWAIPKLPKQQVEVLDIARKAYLGEYDDDWDGMEAEVMSLVNHMRGKIEAYYSI, translated from the coding sequence ATGAGCAGTATGACTAATGTAGAAATACCAAAGGAAGCGTTTGACGCATTAGGAATTGCGAAGAATGTACTCGGAAGCAAGTTAGTTGGTGTGTCTCTTTATGGTTCGGCAGTTAGCGGCGGGTTACGCATCAAGAGTGATGTCGATGTTCTCGTAGTCGTGAATCAGCGATTATCTGAAGCTACTCGAAGAAAACTAATAGAACGCTTAATGCCGATATCGGGAAAAATAGGAAATGAAAAGGGGATGCGGTATCTTGAATTAATCGTTATTAATGAAGAAGATAGCGTACCTTGGCAATATCCACCAAGGAATGAATTGGTTTATGGTGAGTGGCTTAGGTCTGAGTTTGAGAATGGTCAAATTCCAGAACCAACGTTTGATCCTGACTTAGCTATTGTTTTAGCACAAGCACGAAAGCATAGCGTTTCACTATTTGGTCCTGATCTCTCAACGATACTTGATCCCATTCCGATAACAGATATTCAAAAAGCAATAGAGGAGTCTTTGCCAGAGTTAATTGATGATATTAAGGGTGACGAACGTAATGTGCTATTAACTCTCGCTCGCATGTGGCAAACAATGGCTGAAGGTACAATTTCTCCAAAAGATGTGGCTGCACAATGGGCGATCCCTAAGTTACCGAAGCAGCAAGTGGAAGTGCTCGATATCGCTAGAAAAGCTTATCTTGGCGAGTATGATGATGATTGGGACGGAATGGAAGCCGAAGTCATGTCATTGGTCAATCATATGAGGGGCAAAATAGAGGCTTATTATAGTATCTGA
- a CDS encoding TetR/AcrR family transcriptional regulator: MKDKQKDIFNCGMELFRSKGFKDTNISDITKMAGIGAGTFYNYYSSKEKLFLEVYAKENEKLKKYMMETLDLNQDPETLVKEWMTQNIKAVNSNRILKEWYNRDVFRKLEQYFHEEVNQNDIAFHNFYTGLLNKWRAEGKIREDVDDELLPAFFNSLVYIDMHKEEIGIHHFPQIIQYLAEFIMKGLTDCRK, encoded by the coding sequence TTGAAAGATAAACAAAAAGATATCTTTAATTGTGGCATGGAGCTATTCCGCTCCAAAGGATTTAAAGACACGAATATATCGGACATAACAAAAATGGCGGGGATCGGAGCAGGTACATTTTATAACTACTACTCCTCAAAAGAGAAGCTTTTCTTAGAGGTTTATGCCAAAGAAAATGAGAAACTTAAAAAGTATATGATGGAAACGCTTGATCTCAATCAGGATCCTGAAACACTAGTGAAAGAATGGATGACACAGAACATTAAAGCGGTGAATTCAAATCGGATACTAAAAGAATGGTACAACCGGGATGTTTTCCGTAAGCTAGAACAATACTTCCATGAAGAAGTTAATCAAAATGATATTGCCTTTCATAATTTTTATACGGGATTACTAAATAAATGGAGGGCTGAAGGGAAAATAAGGGAGGATGTAGATGATGAACTTTTACCTGCCTTTTTTAACTCTTTAGTATATATCGATATGCATAAAGAGGAAATCGGGATTCACCATTTCCCACAGATTATACAATATTTGGCGGAGTTTATAATGAAAGGCTTGACGGACTGCCGTAAATAA
- a CDS encoding GNAT family N-acetyltransferase, with the protein MIRELNKDEELPLDLLLLADPSEKLVREYISRGNCFIMNLDGIIIGTYVLLPTRPETVEIVNVAVKEDYHGQGYGKQLVLHAIETAKGEGYKTIEIGTGNSGVVQLALYQKCGFRMTSIDRDFFVRHYDKPIFENGIQVIDMVRLSQDL; encoded by the coding sequence TTGATAAGAGAATTAAATAAGGATGAGGAATTGCCGTTAGACTTATTATTGTTGGCAGATCCATCAGAGAAGCTTGTCAGAGAATACATTTCAAGAGGTAATTGCTTTATTATGAATCTTGATGGAATAATTATAGGTACATATGTGCTTCTTCCAACTCGACCAGAAACAGTAGAAATTGTAAATGTAGCAGTGAAAGAAGATTATCATGGTCAGGGATATGGAAAGCAACTTGTCCTCCATGCAATTGAAACGGCAAAAGGTGAAGGTTATAAAACCATTGAAATAGGAACTGGGAATTCAGGAGTCGTTCAATTGGCATTATATCAAAAATGCGGTTTTAGAATGACTTCTATTGATCGTGATTTTTTTGTTAGACATTATGATAAACCCATTTTTGAAAATGGCATCCAAGTCATCGATATGGTTCGACTTTCACAAGATTTATAA
- the ppsA gene encoding phosphoenolpyruvate synthase: MKKYVLDFHGIDNTGQMMIGGKGFNLGELSKIHGIRVPEGFCVTTAAFQKALEHNETFHALLDQLTILNAEDRDQISEISRRIRQTITEVEIPSDIACAVAHALSQFSENQAYAVRSSATAEDLPHASFAGQQDTYLNIIGKEAILQHIRKCWASLFTDRALVYRMQNGFDHSQVYLSVIVQQMVFPQASGVLFTADPITSNRKLLSIDASFGLGEALVSGLVSADNYKVREGSIVEKTISTKKLAIYGRKEGGTETLQIDPDQQKTQALTDQQILQLARIGRQIEAYFGCPQDIEWCLADDTFYIVQSRPITTLYPIPEANDQENHVYISVGHQQMMTDPMKPLGLSFYLLMTPAPMHKAGGRLFVDVTHQLASPNSREMFLNGIGQHDPLMKDALMTIVEREDFIKSVQEDTKAASPSSSNPDPLTQFENDPTIVSDLIKRSQALIEQLKQNIQTKSGPALFDFIREDIQQLMKFLSDPQGMSVIMAVINASRWINENMNEWLGEKNAADTLSQSVPNNVTSEMGLELMDVADVIRPYPEVIDYLQYVKADNFLDEIHKFDGGQETRDAIYAFLQKYGMRCTGEIDITRTRWSEKPSMLVPMILGNIRNFEPHAGSLQFKHGRQEAMDKERELLDRLKPLPDGKQKAIETKRRIDLIRNFSGYREYPKYTWMKHYFVYKQALLKEAELLVKANVIQKEEDIYYLMFEEFHEAVTTNKLDYEIISKRKNEYRLYEKLNPPRVITSDGEIIAGEYKREDLPENAIAGLAVSSGVIEGRARVILNMEDANLEDGDILVTSFTDPSWTPLFVSIKGLITEVGGLMTHGAVIAREYGLPAVVGVENATKMIRDGQRIRMNGTEGYIEIL; encoded by the coding sequence ATGAAAAAATATGTTTTGGATTTTCACGGGATTGATAATACGGGACAAATGATGATTGGTGGAAAAGGATTTAATTTAGGGGAACTATCAAAGATTCATGGCATACGAGTGCCAGAAGGATTTTGTGTAACGACAGCAGCCTTTCAAAAAGCTCTTGAACATAACGAAACATTCCATGCATTATTGGATCAATTAACAATACTAAATGCAGAGGATCGTGATCAAATTAGTGAAATCAGCAGAAGGATCCGACAAACCATTACGGAAGTAGAAATTCCTTCCGATATTGCATGCGCAGTTGCTCATGCTCTCTCTCAATTTAGCGAGAACCAGGCTTATGCAGTGCGTTCCAGTGCCACTGCTGAAGATTTACCGCATGCCTCTTTTGCTGGTCAGCAAGATACCTATTTAAATATCATTGGAAAAGAAGCCATTCTGCAGCATATTCGCAAATGTTGGGCTTCCCTTTTTACGGATCGTGCCTTGGTTTACCGTATGCAAAACGGATTTGACCACAGCCAAGTGTATTTATCCGTTATCGTCCAACAGATGGTGTTCCCACAGGCTTCAGGTGTATTATTTACTGCTGACCCCATTACCTCCAATCGAAAGCTGCTGTCCATCGATGCCAGCTTTGGACTGGGTGAAGCACTCGTCTCTGGTTTAGTGTCTGCGGACAATTATAAAGTGCGGGAAGGCAGTATTGTGGAGAAGACGATTTCTACCAAAAAGTTGGCTATCTATGGACGAAAAGAAGGTGGAACAGAGACACTTCAAATTGATCCAGATCAACAAAAGACGCAAGCCCTTACTGACCAACAAATTTTACAACTGGCACGCATTGGAAGACAGATCGAAGCTTATTTTGGGTGCCCGCAAGATATCGAATGGTGTTTGGCTGATGATACATTTTATATTGTCCAGAGTCGACCCATCACGACCTTATACCCCATCCCAGAAGCGAATGATCAAGAAAATCACGTATATATATCTGTTGGCCACCAACAAATGATGACCGACCCCATGAAACCATTGGGATTGTCTTTTTACCTATTAATGACTCCAGCGCCGATGCATAAAGCTGGCGGAAGGTTGTTTGTTGATGTCACACATCAATTGGCTTCGCCTAATAGCAGAGAAATGTTTTTAAATGGCATAGGACAACACGATCCACTTATGAAAGACGCACTCATGACCATAGTAGAGCGAGAAGACTTTATAAAATCGGTACAAGAGGATACAAAAGCTGCGAGTCCCAGTAGTAGCAATCCAGATCCGCTGACACAATTCGAAAACGATCCGACAATCGTCTCGGATTTGATCAAGCGCAGTCAAGCGTTGATTGAACAGTTGAAACAAAACATTCAAACGAAGTCGGGACCGGCGTTATTCGACTTTATTCGGGAAGATATCCAGCAATTAATGAAGTTCTTGAGTGACCCGCAAGGTATGAGTGTCATTATGGCCGTTATAAATGCTTCAAGATGGATCAATGAAAACATGAACGAGTGGTTAGGCGAAAAGAATGCGGCAGATACGCTTTCTCAATCTGTGCCGAACAACGTTACGTCGGAAATGGGTCTGGAGCTAATGGATGTCGCAGATGTGATTCGTCCTTATCCGGAGGTCATTGATTATTTGCAATATGTAAAAGCGGATAACTTTTTGGATGAAATCCATAAGTTTGACGGCGGACAGGAAACTCGAGACGCGATCTATGCTTTTCTCCAAAAATACGGAATGCGGTGCACCGGAGAAATCGATATAACAAGAACGCGATGGAGTGAAAAACCGAGTATGCTTGTCCCCATGATCCTGGGCAACATTAGAAACTTCGAGCCTCATGCCGGCAGCTTGCAATTCAAACATGGGCGACAGGAAGCTATGGACAAAGAACGAGAGTTATTAGATCGATTGAAGCCATTACCGGATGGTAAACAAAAAGCCATAGAAACAAAACGAAGGATCGATCTCATCCGGAATTTCAGCGGTTACCGGGAATATCCCAAATACACTTGGATGAAACACTACTTCGTTTATAAGCAGGCTTTGCTGAAAGAAGCCGAACTACTTGTGAAAGCTAACGTTATCCAGAAAGAAGAAGATATATACTATCTCATGTTTGAAGAATTTCACGAAGCTGTAACAACTAATAAATTGGATTATGAAATAATCAGTAAACGAAAAAATGAGTACAGATTATATGAAAAACTGAATCCTCCGCGTGTTATAACGTCAGACGGTGAAATAATTGCCGGTGAGTACAAACGGGAAGATCTGCCAGAGAATGCTATTGCAGGCCTAGCTGTCTCTTCCGGAGTTATAGAAGGAAGGGCTCGTGTCATCCTGAACATGGAGGATGCTAACCTGGAAGATGGGGATATATTAGTCACCTCCTTTACGGATCCCAGCTGGACACCATTGTTTGTATCCATCAAAGGACTAATCACCGAGGTTGGCGGTCTTATGACCCATGGAGCGGTGATCGCGCGTGAATACGGCCTGCCAGCGGTTGTCGGAGTGGAAAATGCTACGAAGATGATCAGGGACGGACAAAGGATCAGGATGAATGGAACAGAAGGGTATATAGAAATACTATAA
- a CDS encoding FAD-binding oxidoreductase, whose protein sequence is MNQNFCSQLESQLTELDQQIEGSLLFSSDPGFKQVKKVWNIAAEPTTCLIVRPKHAQDIVEVLDFAKRHRLPIAIRSGWHNSFVEYNTENQAIFIDLSDVNHIDVDAQSRIAHIGPGNIWGDVADALQPHKLAIPSGDTASVGVGGLAQGSGIGYLSRKYGLTIDALRSVEMVTSDGLIRRASKEENPDLFWGVRGGAGNFGIITDFEFDLFDGGEVLGGALYYEGMKTQEFMKIVELADKAPDELIVFVDMMTAPPFPFLPSKYHHQPMISATFCYTGNIDKGEAVIAPFREIGNIILDQVKPQPYKDLLLNLPEGVGFYGRNMYMETLDEQKAKTFVREINQDPTSNLSIQTRVLGGAISRVPKNYTAFSHRNKPYLVIITNFFTSMEEVDKNHAYNENVWKRLKKYAAGADVNFMGIGENGRLKDVYSEENLNRLSELKKRYDPENIFHNNLNLLPDTES, encoded by the coding sequence ATGAATCAAAATTTTTGTTCACAATTAGAATCACAGCTGACAGAACTGGATCAGCAAATTGAAGGGTCACTTTTATTTTCATCAGACCCTGGGTTTAAACAGGTAAAAAAAGTTTGGAATATAGCTGCAGAGCCCACTACATGTTTAATTGTAAGGCCTAAGCATGCCCAAGACATTGTAGAAGTTCTTGACTTTGCCAAGAGACACCGGCTTCCAATAGCGATACGAAGTGGTTGGCATAATAGTTTTGTTGAGTATAACACAGAAAATCAAGCAATCTTCATTGATTTATCTGACGTAAACCATATTGATGTAGATGCCCAATCACGGATTGCTCACATCGGTCCGGGTAATATTTGGGGGGATGTGGCTGATGCGCTTCAACCCCACAAACTGGCGATTCCGTCCGGTGATACGGCTTCCGTCGGTGTAGGAGGGCTTGCACAAGGGAGCGGTATTGGGTATTTATCACGCAAATATGGATTGACCATTGATGCTTTGCGCTCCGTTGAGATGGTCACATCTGACGGGTTGATTCGGCGTGCAAGCAAAGAGGAGAACCCAGACTTGTTTTGGGGTGTGCGAGGTGGCGCTGGTAATTTTGGTATCATCACTGATTTTGAATTTGACCTGTTTGACGGGGGAGAAGTACTCGGAGGTGCTTTATATTATGAGGGGATGAAAACGCAAGAATTTATGAAAATAGTGGAACTTGCTGATAAAGCACCCGACGAACTTATTGTATTTGTTGATATGATGACTGCACCTCCGTTTCCGTTTCTTCCATCTAAGTATCATCATCAACCTATGATATCCGCAACATTTTGTTATACAGGCAATATAGACAAGGGTGAAGCAGTCATAGCTCCCTTTAGGGAAATTGGAAACATTATCTTAGATCAAGTAAAACCGCAACCATACAAAGATTTACTCCTGAATCTGCCTGAAGGTGTAGGTTTCTATGGTCGAAATATGTATATGGAAACGTTGGACGAGCAAAAGGCAAAGACTTTTGTTAGAGAAATAAATCAGGATCCAACTTCCAACCTCAGCATTCAAACACGTGTGCTTGGTGGAGCAATCAGTCGTGTACCCAAAAATTATACGGCATTTTCTCACCGAAATAAACCCTACTTGGTTATCATAACAAACTTTTTTACATCGATGGAAGAAGTAGATAAAAATCATGCTTATAACGAAAACGTCTGGAAAAGATTAAAGAAATATGCTGCAGGAGCTGATGTGAACTTTATGGGAATTGGTGAAAATGGGAGATTGAAAGATGTTTATTCAGAAGAAAACCTCAATCGTTTAAGTGAATTAAAGAAACGATATGATCCTGAAAACATTTTTCATAATAACTTGAACTTGTTGCCGGATACTGAAAGTTAA
- a CDS encoding serine hydrolase domain-containing protein, translating into MSRKRKVILMGLALMMSLCVAGCSSSHLQLHQGTYSAAPVLSEVDAYITDEMKRQNIPGLAVGIVKDGRIVHLKGYGQADSSGRAVTPDTPFMIGSNSKSITAMAVLQLVEEGKIDLDAPVQRYIPLFQVVGPHSSTSDMTATDQLSKDVSSSITVRHLLNQTSGLTQFPGDKTVPPTYNGTDALEKRTQIYTEGRVKLNRPVGQSYEYANDNYVLLGLIVQRVSGQSYGNYVKEHIFEPLSMHNTFVSHEEALDHGLATAHRRWFGFNVEYKSSHTFSRGDVPAGYIISSAEDMSHYLIAQLNDGKYKDVFVLSPTGINLMQTEPVPDTYAMGWLSDKVRDIPVIGHAGGSVGYQSHIWFTPEQRLGVVVMGNVLSAIDASLPNMEFSTASHIASDIISLISNRPLPDQGLSINQKYWIVNGVVLLLSVWLVFALVRVAKRYRRSFQYNMSGLFGPLWRAALIFLLHFIWPSAVFLMTITEVVPVWHVLTIYQPDLIIWLKIVAIVVFLKGFTEIGLLFRLFTKNHKLIMGG; encoded by the coding sequence ATGAGTAGAAAAAGAAAAGTAATCCTGATGGGTTTAGCTTTAATGATGAGCCTGTGTGTAGCAGGGTGCAGTTCGTCCCATCTCCAGCTCCATCAAGGCACGTATAGTGCAGCCCCGGTTCTTTCGGAAGTGGATGCTTACATTACCGATGAAATGAAAAGGCAAAACATCCCTGGTTTGGCGGTTGGGATTGTGAAGGATGGCCGCATCGTTCACCTGAAAGGCTACGGTCAAGCGGATTCATCTGGGCGAGCTGTGACACCTGACACCCCTTTCATGATTGGCTCAAACAGCAAGTCGATTACCGCGATGGCTGTGCTGCAACTGGTGGAAGAGGGAAAGATCGACCTGGATGCACCCGTTCAGCGCTACATTCCCTTGTTTCAGGTAGTTGGTCCACACTCGTCTACCAGCGATATGACCGCCACTGATCAATTATCGAAGGATGTTTCATCATCGATTACCGTGCGCCATTTGCTTAATCAAACGAGTGGTCTTACACAATTTCCAGGAGATAAAACCGTACCCCCAACGTACAACGGCACAGATGCACTAGAAAAAAGAACACAAATTTATACTGAAGGGCGTGTGAAGTTAAACCGTCCGGTGGGGCAATCCTACGAATATGCGAATGACAACTACGTCTTACTTGGCTTAATTGTGCAAAGGGTGTCTGGTCAATCTTACGGAAACTATGTGAAAGAACATATCTTTGAACCGTTGTCCATGCACAATACCTTCGTTTCACATGAGGAGGCTTTAGATCATGGCTTAGCTACGGCCCATCGCAGATGGTTTGGATTTAACGTTGAGTATAAGAGTTCACATACATTTAGCCGTGGTGACGTGCCAGCTGGCTATATTATTTCCAGTGCTGAAGATATGAGCCATTATCTCATTGCGCAATTAAACGACGGAAAATACAAGGATGTCTTCGTGCTTTCTCCGACTGGAATCAACCTTATGCAGACGGAACCAGTCCCTGATACATATGCAATGGGGTGGTTATCCGACAAAGTCAGAGATATTCCGGTAATAGGGCATGCTGGTGGTTCGGTCGGCTACCAGTCGCACATATGGTTTACTCCAGAACAGCGCCTGGGAGTAGTGGTGATGGGCAACGTACTCAGTGCCATCGATGCATCCCTTCCCAATATGGAGTTTAGCACTGCCTCCCACATTGCATCTGACATTATAAGTTTGATCTCTAATCGCCCTTTGCCTGACCAGGGACTGAGCATCAACCAGAAGTATTGGATCGTGAATGGGGTGGTTCTGTTGTTGAGCGTGTGGTTGGTATTCGCCTTGGTACGAGTCGCTAAGCGTTATCGGCGTTCATTTCAATATAACATGTCAGGCTTGTTTGGTCCTTTATGGCGTGCCGCCCTAATTTTCTTGCTACACTTCATCTGGCCCAGTGCAGTCTTTTTGATGACGATTACGGAAGTAGTACCAGTATGGCATGTCCTAACAATTTATCAACCCGACTTGATTATTTGGCTGAAGATTGTGGCCATCGTTGTGTTTCTGAAAGGCTTCACCGAAATTGGATTGCTGTTTCGACTATTTACAAAAAACCACAAACTGATTATGGGGGGTTGA
- the ant(6) gene encoding aminoglycoside 6-adenylyltransferase translates to MRKEEEMINLFENIVMNDDGIRLSVLEGSRTNQSILKDDFQDYDISFFVIDITSYKKDDDWLNIFGDIVFMQKPEDMELFPAEFENWFSYIMYFNDGIKIDLSLIPIDEVNQYFSNSDGLVEILVDKDNRTNQEIIPSDFKYWTKKPNEQEFDDCCNEFWNVSAYVAKGLFRKELLFALDHFNQILRPELLRMMSWEVGLRKGFNFSVGKNYKFIDKYLPEKEFEKLTKTFSLTGYKEALESFELCCQMFRTYSKKVAFTLGYKYPEYDQKMTGFIHNVYEKMSEK, encoded by the coding sequence ATGCGTAAAGAAGAAGAGATGATAAACCTTTTTGAAAATATTGTTATGAATGATGATGGCATCAGATTATCAGTTCTTGAGGGCTCTAGAACAAATCAAAGCATTCTAAAAGATGACTTTCAAGATTATGATATTTCCTTTTTTGTTATAGATATCACATCCTATAAAAAAGATGATGATTGGCTAAATATTTTTGGTGATATCGTTTTTATGCAAAAACCGGAGGATATGGAGTTATTTCCTGCAGAATTTGAGAACTGGTTCAGCTATATTATGTATTTTAACGATGGTATAAAAATTGATCTTAGCTTAATCCCTATAGATGAGGTCAACCAATATTTTTCTAACTCAGATGGGTTAGTGGAAATATTAGTTGATAAAGACAATCGAACCAATCAAGAGATTATTCCAAGTGATTTTAAATACTGGACAAAAAAACCCAATGAACAAGAGTTTGATGATTGCTGTAATGAATTTTGGAATGTGTCAGCTTATGTAGCAAAAGGATTGTTTAGAAAAGAACTTCTTTTCGCATTGGATCATTTTAATCAAATTCTCCGTCCAGAACTATTAAGAATGATGTCTTGGGAAGTTGGTCTACGTAAAGGTTTTAATTTTAGTGTTGGTAAAAACTACAAATTTATCGATAAATATCTACCCGAAAAGGAATTTGAAAAACTGACTAAAACATTTTCACTAACAGGTTATAAAGAAGCTTTGGAATCCTTTGAGCTTTGTTGTCAAATGTTCAGGACATATTCTAAAAAAGTTGCCTTTACTTTAGGATACAAATACCCTGAATACGATCAAAAAATGACAGGCTTTATTCATAATGTTTATGAAAAAATGAGTGAAAAGTAA
- a CDS encoding GrpB family protein, which produces MPSRRDGSNSTPKSDEDLQKITVGESKPHNAPITLHEYDSRWPKLFEREANRIRSVLGSTALQVEHVGSTSVPGLCAKPIIDILLVVTDAADETAYVSDLEEAGYTLRIREPEWLEHRMFKGPDTDINLHVFTKGVSEVQRMLRFRDWLRANASDRDQYASVKRRLSQCEWRHVQHYADAKDSVVQGIMERAEEFVVDEQYD; this is translated from the coding sequence TTGCCATCAAGGCGGGATGGTTCAAATTCAACACCTAAAAGTGATGAAGATCTTCAGAAAATTACGGTTGGAGAAAGTAAGCCTCACAATGCGCCCATCACCCTCCATGAATATGATTCACGGTGGCCAAAGCTATTTGAACGTGAGGCCAACAGGATACGCTCTGTACTTGGCAGCACGGCCTTGCAAGTGGAACATGTTGGCTCAACGTCAGTGCCGGGACTGTGTGCCAAGCCAATCATAGATATTTTATTGGTTGTAACGGACGCTGCTGACGAAACGGCCTATGTCTCGGACTTGGAGGAAGCAGGCTACACGCTACGTATTCGGGAACCCGAGTGGCTTGAGCACCGTATGTTCAAAGGTCCCGATACAGATATTAATTTACACGTATTTACCAAAGGTGTATCTGAGGTTCAAAGAATGTTGAGATTTCGGGATTGGCTTCGAGCTAATGCGTCTGATCGAGATCAATATGCATCTGTTAAACGTCGTCTGTCTCAGTGTGAATGGCGACATGTACAGCACTACGCGGATGCCAAAGATTCAGTCGTCCAGGGAATCATGGAGCGAGCAGAGGAGTTTGTCGTTGATGAGCAGTATGACTAA
- a CDS encoding helix-turn-helix transcriptional regulator — MSKSKRLMELMMTVNRKRKFTVKELAEEFDVSSRTVLRDLQELSELGVPLYSEVGPHGGYQVLNERVLPPIAFTEEEAVAIFFASHALRHYPFLPFETESSSALKKFYSFMPDDIRNRIDQMKNRFDFVTPMRQLKAVFLSTFLDAAIHQKVLLIDYESRKGKLSREIQPIGIYASNGLWYCPAYCFIREDFRLFRCDRVLSVEISPTTKSMDLRHVNVSNWETFIKEDREYVDLYVELSKVGVQRCEAELWPSPKMHIQETEIGHYPKIHVREDGTGWLDNNIPKNSISFFAKFFIGLGNDATVKNPPELVHCMKRMLFELMAKYEGEGV, encoded by the coding sequence ATGTCCAAATCGAAGCGACTGATGGAATTAATGATGACTGTCAATCGAAAAAGGAAATTTACAGTCAAGGAACTTGCCGAGGAATTTGATGTGTCATCGAGGACGGTATTAAGGGACTTACAAGAGCTGAGCGAGTTAGGGGTTCCTTTGTATTCGGAAGTGGGACCTCACGGCGGTTATCAAGTGTTAAACGAAAGAGTTTTGCCTCCTATCGCTTTTACCGAAGAAGAGGCTGTCGCTATTTTTTTTGCAAGTCATGCCCTGCGTCACTATCCATTTCTTCCTTTTGAAACGGAATCGTCTTCAGCATTAAAGAAATTTTATTCTTTCATGCCAGACGACATCCGAAATCGTATTGATCAAATGAAGAACCGTTTTGATTTTGTCACACCAATGAGACAATTGAAAGCTGTTTTCTTATCTACTTTTCTCGACGCGGCCATACATCAAAAAGTTCTTCTTATCGATTACGAATCACGAAAAGGAAAATTAAGTCGTGAGATACAGCCGATTGGCATCTATGCGAGCAACGGCTTATGGTACTGTCCAGCTTATTGTTTTATTCGTGAAGATTTTCGTTTGTTCCGCTGTGACAGAGTTCTGTCGGTTGAAATTTCTCCCACAACCAAATCTATGGATTTACGACATGTTAATGTGAGTAATTGGGAGACGTTTATCAAAGAGGATCGGGAGTACGTCGATCTTTATGTGGAACTGAGCAAAGTAGGTGTTCAGAGGTGCGAAGCTGAATTATGGCCTTCGCCAAAAATGCATATTCAGGAAACTGAGATAGGGCACTATCCCAAAATACACGTCCGTGAGGACGGTACAGGTTGGCTGGACAATAACATTCCGAAAAACAGTATTTCATTTTTTGCAAAGTTTTTTATCGGTTTGGGAAATGATGCAACAGTAAAAAATCCACCTGAACTCGTGCATTGTATGAAACGCATGCTTTTTGAGTTGATGGCAAAATATGAAGGTGAAGGAGTTTGA